The genomic segment GTGCTACTAATGGTTGTTTATGGTTGTTTATGGCTGGTTTTGATGTGATGTGATCTAGCGAGGGCGTTAATAGTTAAAGCACTAGATTTTATGTCAGCATGAATAAGACAAGCTTTAGCAGTTAGTCTATTTAGGCATGTTTACTCTTCACTAATTCGTAGCGAGAAAACTGACATCTCGCTACGAGAATATCCCATTACCAAATCCATTGGACCCTGTTTTGAACAACTCGAATGCCCATTAAACTTGCCAGTTAGTCTGTTAATCTTGGAAAAGTATCGTGGAGATAGCCATGTTGACGACAGTTAATCGATGAGATTAACTTTCGTCTATTTAGTGGCTTGTAAAATGACAAACTTGCCATTTGATGCAATGGTAGTGCAATTTTTAAAAATACGTTTTAGTTTAATGTGGTAGGACAAATGACGGTTGCCAACAACATGTAAAATACCGCCTGTCGCTAATCGTCTTTTGGCATCAAGAAACATTTGCCAAGCAATATGATCGGTAATTGCTTCTCCTTGGTGAAAAGGCGGATTACATAAGACTAAGTCGGCACTGACGTTTTCATCTAAGTGGGTTAAACAGTCATCCCAATGAAAATGTCCTTGATCATGATTGAGTCCGTTTGCTTCCCAGTTGTACTGACTTGATGCAATAGCCATTTCAGAATCATCGACAAAATGGATATGCGCTTGTGGGTACAGTTGTGCGGCACGTAAACCTAAAATGCCATTTCCACATCCTAAATCGATGATGGTTTTAAAGGCGCCTTCTGGCATATTATCTAGCATAATACGTGCGCCGATATCGAGTTTGTTGGCAGCAAATACATTACTGAAGTTATTGATGGTTAAATTAAACTCTTTAACTGGCCAAGAGACTTCTTTAAGTAATGATCGCTTTATCCCGTCAGCAGTACAGGTAATGATACGTGTTTTTTTCCACGTTAAACTTGCAGAAGCAGGGCCTAAATTTTGTTCAATGAGGCCAAGTAATGATTTATTAATATTCTTTGCTTTAGCACTAATTAGAATTTGAGTGCCCTCAGCTAATACTTGCGATAAACGTTGTAATTGCTGAGTAAAATAAG from the Shewanella japonica genome contains:
- a CDS encoding methyltransferase → MTVSEFSCAGIELALFRYPKQQESNLQAWDAADEHLIKHLVETAHIPANTAILNDNFGALQCGLTRLDNTWPLWIETDAKTSLLGAEYNLSANELAPTNISRLNSREQLPNDIKLVIVKLPKNLTYFTQQLQRLSQVLAEGTQILISAKAKNINKSLLGLIEQNLGPASASLTWKKTRIITCTADGIKRSLLKEVSWPVKEFNLTINNFSNVFAANKLDIGARIMLDNMPEGAFKTIIDLGCGNGILGLRAAQLYPQAHIHFVDDSEMAIASSQYNWEANGLNHDQGHFHWDDCLTHLDENVSADLVLCNPPFHQGEAITDHIAWQMFLDAKRRLATGGILHVVGNRHLSYHIKLKRIFKNCTTIASNGKFVILQATK